From one Conexibacter woesei Iso977N genomic stretch:
- a CDS encoding choline kinase family protein — MAPPRAVIEAVQDRLGALAGEPAVLGGGITNHNFRVLLADGTEAVLRVAGRDTELLGIDRAAEHVATVAAAKLGIAPAVLAFLPEQSCLVTRFVHAAPIANQALREAPALPEVARALRAFHEHAPALPTRFDVPAIARAYLALAGERGDGGAGDVPQAAWDAAALAERIAGAVRGESEHALVPCHDDLLGANVLVEDGGRVWLVDWEYAGMGDRYFDLGNLSINNGFTEDDDRALLSAYWAEDCTPRRFAALRLMRVMSDVREALWGVAQTALSDLDFDFPGYAERHFARLRASTADPRFESWLRDAATP; from the coding sequence TTGGCCCCGCCACGCGCCGTCATCGAGGCAGTCCAGGACCGCCTCGGCGCGCTCGCCGGGGAGCCGGCGGTGCTGGGCGGCGGGATCACCAACCACAACTTCCGCGTGCTGCTGGCGGACGGGACCGAGGCGGTCCTGCGGGTCGCGGGGCGCGACACCGAGCTGCTCGGGATCGACCGCGCGGCCGAGCACGTCGCGACGGTCGCCGCCGCCAAGCTCGGGATCGCCCCGGCGGTCCTGGCGTTCCTGCCGGAGCAGTCGTGCCTGGTGACGCGGTTCGTGCACGCGGCGCCGATCGCCAACCAGGCGCTGCGCGAGGCGCCCGCGCTGCCGGAGGTCGCCCGCGCGCTGCGCGCGTTCCACGAGCACGCGCCCGCGCTGCCGACGCGCTTCGACGTCCCGGCGATCGCGCGCGCGTACCTGGCGCTGGCGGGGGAGCGGGGCGACGGCGGCGCGGGCGACGTGCCGCAGGCCGCGTGGGACGCGGCGGCGCTGGCCGAGCGGATCGCCGGCGCGGTCCGCGGCGAGTCCGAGCACGCGCTCGTCCCGTGCCACGACGACCTGCTCGGCGCGAACGTGCTCGTGGAGGACGGCGGGCGCGTGTGGCTCGTCGACTGGGAGTACGCGGGGATGGGCGACCGCTACTTCGACCTCGGCAACCTGTCCATCAACAACGGGTTCACCGAGGACGACGACCGCGCGTTGTTGTCCGCCTACTGGGCGGAGGACTGCACGCCGCGGCGGTTCGCCGCGCTGCGGCTGATGCGCGTGATGAGCGACGTGCGCGAGGCGCTGTGGGGTGTCGCGCAGACCGCGCTGTCCGACCTCGACTTCGACTTCCCCGGCTACGCCGAGAGGCACTTCGCGCGCCTGCGGGCGAGCACCGCCGACCCCCGATTCGAAAGCTGGCTGCGCGATGCCGCGACCCCGTGA
- a CDS encoding GcvT family protein: MPRPRELPDRARVVVIGGGVGGTSIAYHLAQLGEKDVVLLDRDELTSGSTFHSAGLVGQLRSSVSLTTMMMYSVELYRSLDCGWVECGGIRLACTPEREEEVHRQVAWARTFGLPLELISGDEAVERFPLMVGDGVRVASLLPTDGYLDPSQLTYALADGARAGGVQIYTHTRVTGIAVRSGRVVGVATEWGAIECERVVIAGGMYAAELGRLAGVRVPIVPMAHEYLVTQPFRDRSEGPWNLPTLRDPDNLIYFREEGAGLVMGGYERDCAPWALDDNLVDRIPPDFNGRLLEEDWPRFEEIAVASRRRVPAMEDVKVTKLINGPEAFTPDNEFCLGETEVDGLFVAAGFCAHGLAGAGGIGRVMAEWIVAGEPQLDLWRMDIRRFGPQYRSPAYTLKRTREVYETYYDIHYPNEERAAGRPLKVSSNYAWHGEHGAAFGEKSGWERVNWYESNVVDGDAGLRPRGWAGMHWSPAIGAEHRACREAAALFDESSFSKLEVSGPGAAEFLMGLCDNDVAREVGRITYTQMLNARGGIECDFTVTRLGEETFGIVTGTAFGQHDASWIRRHAPRDGSVTVTDVTSRWACFALWGPRAFDVLEPLTPDALDFPYMSFREIVVGDVPVRALRVTFVGEYGWELYCPAEYGAALWRSLWASGEEHGLVAGGYRAIDSLRLEKGYRVWGADITPDETPYEAGLSFCVREDEGDDGGGFLGAEALASRGAPAKQLVCIVLEDPRSVALGNEPVSVGGTVVGRVTSGGFGYTVGCSIAYAYVPVAYADPGTAVAIDVFGTWVAGEIRAEPLYDPASARVKGVQTGAALPPTMS, from the coding sequence ATGCCGCGACCCCGTGAGCTCCCCGACCGCGCCCGCGTGGTCGTCATCGGCGGTGGGGTCGGCGGGACGTCGATCGCCTACCACCTGGCGCAGCTGGGGGAGAAGGACGTGGTGTTGCTCGACCGCGACGAGCTGACGTCGGGGTCGACGTTCCACTCCGCGGGGCTCGTGGGGCAGCTGCGGTCGAGCGTGTCGCTGACGACCATGATGATGTACTCGGTCGAGTTGTACCGGTCGCTCGACTGCGGGTGGGTGGAGTGCGGCGGGATCCGGCTGGCGTGCACGCCGGAGCGCGAGGAGGAGGTCCACCGGCAGGTCGCGTGGGCGCGGACGTTCGGGCTGCCGCTGGAGCTGATCTCCGGGGACGAGGCGGTCGAGCGCTTCCCGCTGATGGTCGGCGACGGCGTGCGGGTCGCGTCGTTGCTGCCGACCGACGGGTACCTGGACCCGTCGCAGTTGACCTACGCCTTGGCGGACGGCGCGCGGGCCGGCGGCGTGCAGATCTACACGCACACGCGCGTGACGGGGATCGCGGTGCGCTCCGGGCGAGTTGTAGGGGTTGCGACCGAGTGGGGCGCGATCGAGTGCGAGCGCGTGGTGATCGCGGGCGGGATGTACGCGGCCGAGCTGGGGCGGCTGGCGGGCGTCCGGGTCCCGATCGTCCCGATGGCGCACGAGTACCTGGTGACGCAGCCGTTCCGGGATCGTTCCGAGGGTCCTTGGAACCTGCCGACGCTGCGCGATCCCGACAACCTCATCTACTTCCGCGAGGAGGGCGCGGGGCTGGTGATGGGCGGCTATGAGCGCGACTGCGCGCCGTGGGCGTTGGACGACAACTTGGTCGACCGGATCCCGCCGGACTTCAACGGGCGGCTGCTGGAGGAGGACTGGCCGCGCTTCGAGGAGATCGCGGTCGCCTCGCGCAGGCGGGTGCCGGCGATGGAGGACGTCAAGGTCACCAAGTTGATCAACGGGCCCGAGGCGTTCACCCCCGACAACGAGTTCTGCCTCGGCGAGACCGAAGTTGATGGCCTGTTCGTCGCGGCCGGGTTCTGCGCGCACGGGCTGGCGGGCGCGGGCGGGATCGGCAGGGTGATGGCCGAGTGGATCGTCGCCGGCGAGCCGCAGCTGGACCTGTGGCGGATGGACATCCGGCGCTTCGGGCCGCAGTACCGCTCGCCGGCCTACACGTTGAAGCGCACGCGCGAGGTGTACGAGACGTATTACGACATCCACTACCCCAACGAGGAGCGCGCGGCGGGGCGGCCGCTCAAGGTGTCGTCGAACTACGCGTGGCACGGCGAGCACGGCGCGGCGTTCGGGGAGAAGTCGGGGTGGGAGCGGGTCAACTGGTATGAGTCGAACGTTGTTGATGGTGATGCTGGGCTCCGCCCGCGCGGGTGGGCGGGGATGCACTGGTCGCCGGCGATCGGCGCCGAGCACCGGGCGTGCCGGGAGGCGGCGGCGCTGTTCGACGAGTCGTCGTTCAGCAAGTTGGAGGTGTCGGGTCCGGGCGCCGCGGAGTTCCTGATGGGGTTGTGCGACAACGACGTCGCGCGCGAGGTGGGGCGGATCACGTACACGCAGATGCTCAACGCGCGCGGGGGCATCGAGTGCGACTTCACGGTCACGCGGCTGGGGGAGGAGACGTTCGGGATCGTCACGGGGACGGCGTTCGGGCAGCACGACGCGTCCTGGATCCGGCGCCACGCGCCGCGGGACGGGTCGGTCACGGTGACCGACGTGACGTCGCGGTGGGCGTGCTTCGCGCTGTGGGGACCGCGCGCGTTCGACGTGCTCGAGCCGCTCACGCCGGACGCGCTGGACTTCCCCTACATGTCGTTCCGGGAGATCGTCGTGGGCGACGTCCCGGTCCGGGCGCTGCGCGTGACGTTCGTCGGCGAGTACGGGTGGGAGCTGTACTGCCCGGCCGAGTACGGCGCGGCGCTGTGGCGTTCCTTGTGGGCGTCCGGTGAGGAGCACGGGTTGGTCGCCGGCGGCTACCGCGCGATCGACTCGCTGCGGCTGGAGAAGGGGTACCGCGTCTGGGGCGCGGACATCACGCCCGACGAGACGCCGTACGAGGCGGGCTTGTCCTTCTGCGTCCGGGAGGACGAGGGCGACGACGGCGGCGGGTTCCTGGGCGCGGAGGCGCTGGCCTCGCGCGGCGCGCCGGCGAAGCAGCTCGTCTGCATCGTCCTGGAGGATCCGCGCTCGGTCGCGCTCGGCAACGAGCCGGTGAGCGTCGGCGGCACGGTCGTGGGGCGCGTGACGTCCGGCGGGTTTGGCTACACGGTCGGCTGCTCCATCGCGTACGCCTATGTGCCGGTCGCGTACGCCGATCCGGGCACCGCCGTGGCGATCGACGTGTTCGGGACCTGGGTGGCGGGCGAGATCCGGGCGGAGCCCTTGTACGACCCGGCGTCCGCGCGTGTCAAAGGGGTACAGACAGGCGCAGCCTTGCCTCCTACCATGAGCTGA
- a CDS encoding aspartate aminotransferase family protein: MAANADTVTIDRARIAELTERETERLNEATKGSGDTFARANVHLASGVASSYQVREPWPIYLERGDGPKVWDVDGNEMWDFHNGFGSMVQGHAHPAIGKAITERYAQGTHFAAPTEDAIVVGDELARRWGLPKWRYTNSGSESTMDAIRIARAHTGRDDVLKIFGSYHGHHDTVMVSIGVEYDKIGDHDHPVSLPYGGGIPQSTVDHVFAVHFNDAESMERRIVELEADGRKPACVIMEPAMMNLGVVLPEDGYLQAVRDITKKHGIVLIFDEVKTGLTVAPGGATDKYGVLPDMVTLAKALGGGLPTGAIGMSEDLAKVVEDGTVYQVGTYNGNPLGMAATRANLLEVLTPEAYQHLDHLNDRLLSGCEGVISKYNLSGYAVGIGSKGCVTFATTKIIDYETFKAQQDAELADLAWLYNMNRGIFMTPGREEEWTLSVTHTDESVDAYISVFDEMAKDLTA, encoded by the coding sequence ATGGCTGCCAACGCAGATACCGTCACGATCGACCGCGCCCGGATCGCGGAGCTCACCGAGCGTGAGACCGAGCGCCTCAACGAGGCCACGAAGGGCAGCGGCGACACCTTCGCCCGCGCCAACGTCCACCTCGCGTCTGGAGTCGCCTCCAGCTACCAGGTCCGGGAGCCGTGGCCCATCTACCTTGAGCGTGGCGACGGCCCGAAGGTCTGGGACGTCGACGGCAACGAGATGTGGGACTTCCACAACGGCTTCGGCTCGATGGTCCAGGGCCACGCCCATCCGGCGATCGGCAAGGCGATCACCGAGCGCTACGCGCAGGGCACGCACTTCGCCGCGCCGACCGAGGACGCGATCGTCGTCGGCGACGAGCTCGCGCGCCGCTGGGGCCTGCCGAAGTGGCGCTACACGAACTCCGGCAGCGAGTCCACGATGGACGCGATCCGGATCGCGCGTGCGCACACCGGGCGTGACGACGTCCTGAAGATCTTCGGGTCCTACCACGGGCACCACGACACGGTGATGGTGTCGATCGGCGTCGAGTACGACAAGATCGGCGACCACGACCACCCGGTGTCGCTGCCGTACGGCGGCGGGATCCCGCAGTCGACCGTCGACCACGTCTTCGCCGTGCACTTCAACGACGCCGAGTCGATGGAGCGCCGGATCGTCGAGCTCGAGGCCGACGGCCGCAAGCCGGCCTGCGTGATCATGGAGCCGGCGATGATGAACCTGGGCGTCGTGCTGCCCGAGGACGGCTACCTGCAGGCCGTGCGCGACATCACCAAGAAGCACGGGATCGTCCTGATCTTCGACGAGGTCAAGACCGGCCTGACCGTTGCGCCCGGCGGCGCCACCGACAAGTACGGCGTGCTGCCGGACATGGTCACGCTCGCCAAGGCGTTGGGCGGCGGGCTGCCGACCGGCGCCATCGGCATGAGCGAGGACCTCGCCAAGGTCGTCGAGGACGGCACCGTCTACCAGGTCGGCACCTACAACGGGAATCCGCTCGGCATGGCCGCGACGCGCGCCAACTTGTTGGAGGTGTTGACCCCCGAGGCCTACCAGCACCTCGACCATTTGAATGACCGACTGCTGAGCGGCTGCGAGGGCGTCATCTCGAAGTACAACCTGTCGGGCTACGCCGTCGGGATCGGGAGCAAGGGCTGCGTCACGTTCGCGACGACCAAGATCATCGACTACGAGACCTTCAAGGCCCAGCAGGACGCCGAGCTCGCCGACCTGGCCTGGTTGTACAACATGAACCGCGGCATCTTCATGACGCCGGGCCGCGAAGAGGAATGGACCCTGTCGGTGACCCACACTGACGAGTCGGTCGACGCCTACATCTCGGTCTTCGACGAGATGGCGAAGGACCTCACGGCGTAG
- a CDS encoding VLRF1 family aeRF1-type release factor: MADLARSDWRADPPDDAMLHALAQTDGRPAGPVISMYLQTDPRVAANAAQTPAWMVTARNGLRDVSAALEARDDREAKLAWRERRGAIEGELEGLGHADRGRSLVWFLDLDGALDVRYVLQVPVRESGVTLADQPVLAPMIELLDHSRPVGIVLVSGERVRLVHWAHGRIDEAGEEVFEVDGEGWRPYRGPSSSTPGRGGRSGTTHVEQVEQRVEEHRDRFFHAAALATAERLESLGWTRVVIAAERAIASRFRNALPAAVADRVVAELPMNAIDAHESEIAQRLEPAIEDLHTREALAALHNMQRFARGPAAVLAALAQGQVDHLVLDPHHRPTATPLPEIAEPLLRGDRFTRAPERAIEAAIAGDATITTLSTDASPDLQAADGMLATLRW; encoded by the coding sequence ATGGCCGACCTTGCCCGCTCCGACTGGCGCGCCGATCCTCCGGACGACGCGATGCTCCATGCGCTCGCGCAGACCGATGGGCGGCCGGCCGGGCCGGTGATCAGCATGTACTTGCAGACCGACCCGCGGGTTGCCGCCAACGCGGCGCAGACGCCCGCGTGGATGGTCACCGCGCGCAACGGGCTCCGGGACGTGAGCGCCGCGCTGGAGGCGCGCGACGACCGCGAGGCCAAGCTGGCGTGGCGCGAGCGGCGGGGCGCGATCGAGGGCGAGCTGGAGGGTCTCGGGCACGCCGACCGCGGGCGGTCGCTGGTGTGGTTCCTGGATCTGGACGGCGCGCTGGACGTCCGCTACGTCCTGCAGGTCCCGGTCCGGGAGTCCGGGGTGACGCTGGCCGACCAGCCGGTGCTCGCGCCGATGATCGAGCTGTTGGACCACTCCCGGCCCGTCGGGATCGTGCTGGTGAGCGGCGAGCGCGTACGGCTGGTGCACTGGGCGCACGGGCGGATCGACGAGGCGGGCGAGGAGGTCTTCGAGGTCGACGGCGAGGGCTGGCGGCCGTACCGCGGGCCGTCGTCGTCCACGCCGGGGCGCGGCGGGCGCAGCGGGACGACGCACGTCGAGCAGGTCGAGCAACGTGTAGAAGAACACCGGGACCGGTTCTTCCACGCTGCCGCGCTTGCCACCGCCGAGCGCCTGGAGTCCCTGGGCTGGACCCGCGTGGTGATCGCCGCCGAGCGCGCGATCGCCTCCCGCTTCCGGAACGCCCTGCCCGCCGCCGTCGCCGATCGCGTCGTCGCCGAGCTGCCGATGAACGCCATCGACGCCCACGAGTCCGAGATCGCGCAGCGCCTCGAACCCGCGATCGAGGACCTCCACACCCGCGAGGCGCTCGCCGCGCTCCACAACATGCAGCGCTTCGCCAGGGGCCCGGCGGCGGTCCTGGCGGCGCTGGCCCAAGGCCAAGTCGACCACCTCGTCCTCGACCCCCACCACCGCCCCACGGCCACACCGCTTCCCGAGATCGCGGAACCGCTGCTCCGCGGCGACCGCTTCACCCGCGCACCCGAACGCGCCATCGAAGCGGCGATCGCCGGCGACGCCACCATCACCACCCTGTCAACCGACGCCTCGCCCGACCTCCAAGCCGCCGACGGCATGCTCGCCACCCTCCGCTGGTGA
- a CDS encoding DUF1579 family protein — translation MNDLITARPTAANDFAFLAGTWDVANRRRFSAGLWDEFPATCTVSMCVDDLVQLDHYDAPDFPGRGHVKAVTVRAYDVTADTWSIVWLCNYADPDFVPMVGRWDGEHGLFHATTADADGTPLDVRFVWTRDGDDRARWEQAFSYDGGATWDVNWTMDFTRRG, via the coding sequence ATGAACGACCTCATCACCGCCCGCCCCACCGCCGCCAACGACTTCGCGTTCCTGGCCGGGACCTGGGACGTCGCCAACCGCCGCCGCTTCAGCGCCGGCCTGTGGGACGAGTTCCCGGCCACGTGCACGGTCTCGATGTGCGTGGACGACCTCGTCCAGCTCGACCACTACGACGCGCCGGACTTCCCGGGGCGCGGCCACGTCAAGGCGGTGACCGTCCGGGCCTACGACGTGACCGCCGACACGTGGTCGATCGTCTGGCTGTGCAACTACGCCGACCCGGACTTCGTCCCGATGGTCGGCCGCTGGGACGGCGAGCACGGGCTCTTCCACGCCACGACCGCCGACGCCGACGGCACGCCGCTGGACGTCCGCTTCGTCTGGACCCGCGACGGCGACGACCGCGCGCGCTGGGAGCAGGCGTTCTCCTACGACGGCGGTGCGACGTGGGACGTCAACTGGACGATGGACTTCACCCGGCGTGGGTGA
- a CDS encoding helix-turn-helix transcriptional regulator, protein MSRPATRLLAFLELLESRPVVTGAEAARVLEVDARTIRRYVEALHELGIPVDGQRGAGGGYRLRPGYRMAPLMLDDDEATAVVAGLVATEGLGLAGAEPALAKVRRVLPAALRRRAEALESALAFGDRGAGGAGSVPPVGDTLLVLADAARRHRRVSARYAPARGEPRRRELDPFGVVVHGGRWYVSARDADSGETRTFRADRFAGAVTLGEPTDPPPDGFDPVAAVARSLARVPYAWAVEVRLAAPVALIRPRVAPTIAELTPDGEGACILTMRSDSLRWTAEVLASLGCPFTINFPDELRAEVRAVAELLMASA, encoded by the coding sequence GTGTCGCGCCCCGCCACACGCCTGCTCGCGTTCCTGGAGCTGCTGGAGTCGCGGCCGGTCGTGACCGGCGCCGAGGCGGCGCGCGTCCTGGAGGTCGACGCCCGCACGATCCGGCGCTACGTCGAGGCGCTGCACGAGCTCGGGATCCCGGTCGACGGCCAGCGTGGTGCGGGCGGCGGCTACCGGCTGCGGCCCGGCTACCGGATGGCGCCGCTGATGCTCGACGACGACGAGGCGACCGCGGTCGTCGCCGGCCTCGTCGCGACCGAGGGGCTCGGGCTGGCGGGCGCCGAGCCGGCGCTGGCGAAGGTCCGGCGCGTCCTGCCCGCCGCGCTGCGCCGCCGCGCCGAGGCGCTGGAGAGCGCGCTGGCGTTCGGCGACCGCGGGGCGGGCGGGGCCGGGTCCGTCCCGCCGGTCGGCGACACGCTGCTCGTCCTGGCCGACGCGGCCCGCCGCCACCGCCGCGTCAGCGCCCGCTACGCGCCCGCCCGGGGCGAACCGCGCCGCCGCGAGCTGGACCCGTTCGGCGTCGTCGTCCACGGCGGGCGCTGGTACGTCAGCGCGCGCGACGCCGACAGCGGCGAGACCCGGACGTTCCGCGCCGACCGCTTCGCCGGCGCCGTGACGCTGGGCGAGCCGACCGACCCGCCGCCGGACGGCTTCGACCCGGTCGCGGCGGTCGCCCGCTCGCTGGCGCGCGTGCCCTACGCGTGGGCGGTGGAGGTCCGGCTGGCGGCGCCCGTCGCGCTGATCCGGCCCCGCGTGGCGCCGACGATCGCCGAGCTGACACCGGACGGGGAGGGCGCCTGCATCCTGACGATGCGCTCCGATTCGCTGCGCTGGACTGCCGAAGTCCTGGCCTCGCTCGGCTGCCCGTTCACCATCAACTTCCCGGACGAGCTCCGCGCCGAGGTCCGCGCGGTCGCCGAGTTGTTGATGGCCTCGGCCTAG
- a CDS encoding AMP-binding protein, with amino-acid sequence MGNFAVDVVEAADPDALALVELDREGARREHRFGAVARAARTMAAHLERAGVRRGDVVLTLAGNQPDWVVAMVACFRQGYVVLPCTEQLRAKDLELRLAVTRPAAVVADGRNAEVLEAAGWDGPTIWGPGVMDWPDASVVPDAVDLDVFDPCLITFTSGTAGEPKAVLHGQRYLDGQRLQAEHWLAARPGDLVWCTAASGWSKSARNVFIAPWLRGAAALLHDARFDPAERLDVLERERVNVLCMAPTEYRVIAKRVPLRAFPALRGLVAAGEALNPEVLSVWKDATGLEIRDGYGQTETGQMTGNLDGAEAIAGSMGRPLPGVKLWIDDGELVADPSTVPTFFLGYLDEGGSVTGASESVWRTGDRVRQDDDGYLFFEGRTDDVIISSGYRIGPFEVESALISHPAVAEAAVVAATDDERGSIVRAIIVLRDPTIESDALRTELQDHVKSLTAPYKYPRIIDFAPDLPKTSSGKIRRAQLREDARDR; translated from the coding sequence ATGGGGAACTTCGCAGTGGACGTCGTCGAGGCCGCCGACCCGGACGCGCTGGCGCTGGTCGAGCTCGATCGTGAGGGTGCGCGGCGCGAGCACCGGTTCGGCGCGGTTGCGCGGGCGGCGCGGACGATGGCGGCGCACCTGGAGCGGGCGGGCGTCCGGCGCGGCGACGTCGTCCTGACGCTGGCGGGCAACCAGCCGGACTGGGTCGTCGCGATGGTCGCGTGCTTCCGCCAGGGCTACGTGGTCCTGCCGTGCACCGAGCAGCTGCGCGCGAAGGACCTGGAGCTGCGGCTGGCGGTCACGCGGCCGGCGGCGGTCGTGGCCGACGGGCGCAACGCGGAGGTGCTGGAGGCCGCGGGCTGGGACGGGCCGACGATCTGGGGGCCGGGGGTCATGGACTGGCCGGATGCGTCGGTCGTTCCTGATGCGGTCGATCTTGATGTCTTCGATCCGTGCCTGATCACGTTCACGAGCGGGACGGCGGGCGAGCCGAAGGCGGTCCTGCACGGGCAGCGGTACCTGGACGGCCAGCGGCTGCAGGCCGAGCACTGGCTCGCCGCGCGGCCGGGAGACCTCGTGTGGTGCACGGCGGCGTCGGGGTGGTCGAAGTCGGCCCGGAACGTCTTCATCGCGCCGTGGCTGCGGGGCGCGGCGGCGCTGCTGCACGACGCGCGCTTCGACCCGGCGGAGCGACTTGATGTCCTTGAACGCGAGCGCGTCAACGTGCTCTGCATGGCGCCGACCGAGTACCGCGTGATCGCCAAGCGCGTGCCGTTACGCGCGTTCCCGGCCCTGCGCGGGCTGGTCGCGGCGGGCGAGGCGTTGAACCCGGAAGTGCTCAGCGTCTGGAAGGACGCGACGGGCCTGGAGATCCGCGACGGCTACGGACAGACCGAGACCGGCCAGATGACCGGCAACCTCGACGGCGCTGAGGCGATCGCCGGCTCGATGGGCCGCCCCCTGCCCGGGGTCAAGCTCTGGATCGACGACGGTGAGCTGGTCGCGGATCCGTCGACCGTGCCCACGTTCTTCTTGGGGTACTTGGACGAGGGCGGCAGCGTGACAGGCGCGTCGGAGTCGGTGTGGCGCACCGGCGACCGCGTCCGCCAGGACGACGACGGCTACCTCTTCTTCGAGGGCCGCACCGACGACGTGATCATCTCCTCCGGCTACCGCATCGGCCCCTTCGAGGTCGAATCCGCCCTCATCTCCCACCCCGCCGTCGCCGAGGCCGCCGTGGTCGCCGCGACCGACGACGAACGCGGCTCCATCGTCCGAGCGATCATCGTCCTCCGCGACCCCACGATCGAATCCGACGCCCTCCGCACCGAGCTCCAGGACCACGTGAAGTCCCTGACCGCGCCCTACAAGTACCCCCGCATCATCGACTTCGCCCCCGACCTCCCAAAGACCTCCTCCGGCAAGATCCGCCGCGCGCAACTGCGCGAAGACGCTCGCGACCGCTGA
- a CDS encoding FUSC family protein produces the protein MLLSVNVSAGMLCALGALPAAMLGVPPQRRGVRRLPVVGAAFALAYILGSILGQVPALAVAALAAAAVGAIRAADVRPAARILPALVVPAFALGMNETLPDSLGLAAAFLAGSVWAALVAAAWPRRQPVRAATTATTAPPVPDKMYAYRFAAAGAIGLALGYVLDLEHVAWAAAAALFIMRPDPEAARTRALGRAVATTCGVVAAGLILHRGPAEIALAFVVVAAIAAMIGTRASRWYVTSAGSGLVVLLASGAASADAFHTAFGERLLETLIGAALAVLLSRSARPSRPGRPRSS, from the coding sequence GTGCTGCTGAGCGTCAACGTCTCCGCCGGGATGCTGTGCGCGCTCGGCGCGCTGCCGGCCGCGATGCTCGGCGTCCCGCCGCAGCGCCGCGGCGTGCGCAGGCTGCCCGTCGTCGGCGCGGCGTTCGCGTTGGCCTACATCTTGGGCTCGATCCTCGGGCAGGTCCCCGCGCTGGCGGTCGCCGCGCTCGCCGCCGCCGCGGTCGGCGCGATCCGCGCCGCGGACGTCAGGCCCGCCGCCCGGATCCTGCCTGCGCTCGTCGTCCCCGCGTTCGCGCTCGGGATGAACGAGACGCTCCCGGACTCGCTCGGCCTCGCCGCCGCGTTCCTCGCCGGCTCGGTCTGGGCGGCCCTCGTCGCGGCGGCGTGGCCGCGGCGCCAACCCGTGCGCGCGGCGACCACAGCGACCACCGCACCGCCCGTCCCCGACAAGATGTACGCCTACCGCTTCGCCGCCGCCGGGGCGATCGGCCTCGCGCTCGGCTACGTGCTCGACCTCGAGCACGTCGCGTGGGCCGCCGCCGCGGCGCTGTTCATCATGCGCCCGGATCCCGAGGCCGCGCGCACCCGCGCGCTCGGCCGCGCGGTGGCGACGACGTGCGGCGTGGTCGCCGCCGGGCTGATCCTGCACCGCGGCCCGGCCGAGATCGCGCTGGCGTTCGTCGTGGTCGCCGCGATCGCCGCGATGATCGGCACGCGCGCCTCGCGCTGGTACGTGACCTCCGCGGGCTCCGGGCTCGTCGTGCTGCTGGCCTCCGGCGCGGCCTCGGCGGACGCGTTCCACACCGCCTTCGGCGAGCGCCTGCTGGAGACGCTCATCGGCGCCGCGCTCGCGGTCCTGCTGTCTAGAAGCGCCCGGCCGTCGAGGCCAGGTCGACCTCGATCGAGCTGA